The proteins below are encoded in one region of Neofelis nebulosa isolate mNeoNeb1 chromosome 17, mNeoNeb1.pri, whole genome shotgun sequence:
- the LOC131499426 gene encoding insulin growth factor-like family member 3 isoform X2 produces the protein MIPRRCILGVPVCVTIFFLQGSKAVADAPMGSGLWLCQPAPRCGEQVYNPLQHCCSDDTILPLNRTRQCGPNCTFWPCLELCCPESFGPKRFVVKLKVLGTQSQCPSSPISRICPR, from the exons ATGATACCACGAAGGTGTATCTTAG GAGTTCCTGTCTGCGTAACAATTTTCTTCCTCCAGGGTTCAAAGGCAGTGGCAG ATGCCCCCATGGGCTCAGGTCTGTGGCTGTGCCAGCCCGCCCCTCGGTGTGGGGAGCAGGTCTACAACCCCTTGCAGCACTGCTGTAGCGATGACACCATCCTGCCCCTGAACCGGACTCGCCAGTGTGGCCCCAACTGCACCTTCTGGCCCTGCCTGGAGCTCTGCTGTCCCGAGTCCTTTGGCCCCAAGAGGTTTGTTGTGAAGTTGAAGGTCCTGGGTACCCAGTCCCAGTGCCCTTCGTCGCCCATCTCCAGGATCTGCCCCAGGTAA
- the LOC131499426 gene encoding insulin growth factor-like family member 3 isoform X1 has protein sequence MIPRRCILGVPVCVTIFFLQGSKAVAVSPPDAPMGSGLWLCQPAPRCGEQVYNPLQHCCSDDTILPLNRTRQCGPNCTFWPCLELCCPESFGPKRFVVKLKVLGTQSQCPSSPISRICPR, from the exons ATGATACCACGAAGGTGTATCTTAG GAGTTCCTGTCTGCGTAACAATTTTCTTCCTCCAGGGTTCAAAGGCAGTGGCA GTGTCTCCACCAGATGCCCCCATGGGCTCAGGTCTGTGGCTGTGCCAGCCCGCCCCTCGGTGTGGGGAGCAGGTCTACAACCCCTTGCAGCACTGCTGTAGCGATGACACCATCCTGCCCCTGAACCGGACTCGCCAGTGTGGCCCCAACTGCACCTTCTGGCCCTGCCTGGAGCTCTGCTGTCCCGAGTCCTTTGGCCCCAAGAGGTTTGTTGTGAAGTTGAAGGTCCTGGGTACCCAGTCCCAGTGCCCTTCGTCGCCCATCTCCAGGATCTGCCCCAGGTAA